The genomic segment CAATTTCATGGGACTTTTAATCTCATGAATAAATTctaaaaaggttttgttttagtAGCACTGATACTGTCTAATCTGTTTCTAATTtattaacaaattaaatgatGATTTGTTGGAGAGGACGTCTGTACTTGTACACCCACATTCACCAAGTGTTCATGCTAGATAATATGtcactgtttttctgtcttttatagGACAACATAGTGTTAATCGGTCATTCAGCGGGTGCACATTTGTGTGCACTGACCACACTGTTTCTCATTGATGCAAGGGAGGAGCTGTTCATAGAGGCCAGCAAGCAGAGGGACATTATGCTGGCGATAAGAGGAGTTATTGGTAAGGACAactttaataaatgtatgtgcGCCCCAAAGATCATGTTGTTATTGTCTTTGCTGTGATCTGAGGGCTGCAAAGTTCTTCAAATACAACTTGTCACAATGAATAGGACTTTAAACATCTGCctcttcatattttcattgaaTTGATTGCCAGGattttgtgtgagtgagttaATTAATCTGTTGTATTTCCTGGACAGGCCTGAGTGGTGTGTACAACATCATGGACCATTATGAGCACGAGCAGAAGCGAGCAGTCGAATATGTCTCCACCATGCACAAAGCCATGAATGGAGTGGAGAACTTCCCGTACTACTCACCAACACACCTACTGAAGGAGCTCAGCCAGGACAAACTGAACAGGTGAGACAAAAAGACGAAAGTAAAATGCATCTGCTATTTATcttaaatgcaacatttttcaCCCACTGTCTtctcttgttttcatttctgccaGAGTGCCTCCGTTCGCTTTGCTCCATGGGACCAGTGACATTATTGTTCCCGTTGAATCTTCCACAAAGCTCTCGGAGCTCCTCACCTCACTGTCCGTAAAGGTGTCGCTCTACCTGCTGCCCAGAGTTGACCACACTGAGATCGTCACCGACCTCATGGTGTCAGACAGGCGCTTCTACCATCCCATCTACAGCTGCATCAAACAGGAGTACAGAAAACTTTTAGGAACCTGCTGACGTcccatcagatcagaaaacatcCATTCCTTACTGATTGTG from the Enoplosus armatus isolate fEnoArm2 chromosome 4, fEnoArm2.hap1, whole genome shotgun sequence genome contains:
- the LOC139284729 gene encoding uncharacterized protein, with protein sequence MLVGLPYSISLAAQWIYGWPNKPGYKKYMEALKPRRIYCLTRAVLETLKYLQYGRLYFQWKSWYKNDENRKHYEKGITFGRRSNKLDLYHPPNVGRSKDVPAPLVVFIYGGAWGSGDRSIYCLLARQMAEELSATVICPDYCTYPKGNVLGMVQDIADCLVWAQESGQKFSFDKDNIVLIGHSAGAHLCALTTLFLIDAREELFIEASKQRDIMLAIRGVIGLSGVYNIMDHYEHEQKRAVEYVSTMHKAMNGVENFPYYSPTHLLKELSQDKLNRVPPFALLHGTSDIIVPVESSTKLSELLTSLSVKVSLYLLPRVDHTEIVTDLMVSDRRFYHPIYSCIKQEYRKLLGTC